In Acidianus brierleyi, one genomic interval encodes:
- a CDS encoding phenylalanine--tRNA ligase subunit alpha has protein sequence MLSEIEFRILNFIKEKVNTSSTEIIASLNLPKSSVFSVIYHLASEGYIKIIEEKKIQDIEISDEGKKRLNEGFPEENLINILNGKSLKIQEIKQKLGDNFEIAITWAKKRNIIKIEKGEMIPLTNSFISPERKILEKIEKGEMITDSELQLLRSRNLIREKEDKEIIVEFLRSPEVKSSLIFLTPELLKNGEWKKYEFKEYNVTALPPFVPIGKKHYFREFIEKAKDVMISLGFSEVSSDYVEMEFYNFDMLFQPQDHPAREIHDSFIISGKGRISDKELLNNVKEVHEKWWNYTWDVNNALRLVMRSQTTATTARVLSTRPKAPTRTFTIGKVFRPDAIDATHLIEFHQLDGLIIEKDFNFKKLLGVLKEIFKGLGITEVKFKPAYFPFTEPSVEVYGLIEKLGWVEMAGAGLLRPEVSEPAGVNDPAGAWGIGLDRLAMLFLNVKDIRDLYSEDIEFLRNRKVDI, from the coding sequence ATGTTAAGCGAAATAGAGTTTAGAATATTAAATTTCATAAAAGAAAAAGTAAATACGTCATCTACAGAAATAATTGCTTCTCTTAATTTGCCTAAGAGTTCTGTTTTTAGTGTTATTTATCACCTAGCATCAGAAGGTTACATAAAAATTATTGAAGAAAAGAAAATTCAAGATATAGAGATTTCAGACGAAGGGAAAAAAAGATTAAATGAAGGATTCCCAGAAGAAAATCTAATTAATATTCTCAATGGAAAGTCTTTGAAAATACAAGAAATAAAACAAAAACTTGGAGATAATTTTGAAATAGCTATAACATGGGCGAAAAAGAGAAATATAATAAAAATAGAGAAAGGAGAAATGATACCATTAACTAACTCGTTTATATCTCCAGAAAGAAAAATTCTAGAAAAAATAGAGAAAGGAGAAATGATTACGGATTCTGAGCTACAGCTTTTAAGATCTAGAAACTTAATTAGAGAGAAGGAAGATAAAGAAATAATAGTAGAGTTCTTAAGATCTCCAGAAGTAAAATCTTCACTGATTTTCCTTACTCCAGAATTGCTTAAAAATGGAGAATGGAAAAAGTACGAATTTAAAGAGTATAATGTAACAGCTCTGCCGCCTTTTGTGCCTATAGGAAAAAAACACTATTTTAGAGAGTTTATAGAAAAAGCTAAGGATGTTATGATAAGTCTAGGATTTAGTGAAGTCAGCAGTGATTATGTAGAGATGGAATTCTATAACTTCGATATGCTATTTCAGCCACAAGATCATCCTGCAAGAGAAATTCATGATAGTTTTATAATAAGCGGAAAGGGTAGGATAAGTGATAAGGAGCTATTAAATAACGTGAAAGAAGTTCACGAAAAATGGTGGAATTACACATGGGACGTAAATAATGCATTAAGATTAGTAATGAGAAGCCAAACTACGGCTACTACTGCACGAGTACTGTCTACAAGACCTAAAGCTCCAACTAGAACATTTACAATAGGTAAAGTATTTAGACCAGACGCAATAGACGCTACTCATCTAATCGAGTTTCATCAATTGGATGGTCTCATAATAGAGAAGGATTTTAACTTTAAAAAGCTTTTAGGAGTTCTAAAGGAGATATTTAAGGGACTAGGTATTACAGAGGTAAAATTTAAGCCTGCGTATTTTCCTTTCACTGAACCGAGTGTAGAGGTTTATGGCCTTATAGAAAAATTAGGATGGGTCGAAATGGCTGGAGCTGGACTTTTAAGACCAGAAGTTTCTGAGCCTGCTGGAGTAAATGATCCTGCTGGAGCTTGGGGAATAGGATTAGATAGATTAGCTATGCTTTTCTTAAATGTAAAGGATATAAGAGACTTATACTCTGAGGATATAGAGTTCCTAAGGAATAGGAAGGTAGATATTTGA
- a CDS encoding metal-dependent hydrolase: MPLLRWLGHAATEININGKKIIIDPFIKNNPSTPVKIDYTYDSDIIIVTHDHYDHLGDTVEIMKNSNKPLLLATYDLEKYLNESYNVPWDRMIQANVGGYIDIDGIKVALTQAIHSSEHSDPTGTVISSEGITVYHAGDTGLFEGMKLIGDIFSPDYVLLPIGGRFTMDPYQASIAVEMLRPKKAAIPIHYNTWDLIRVNAEEFSKKVKERGFKAIILQAGQSIEL, from the coding sequence ATGCCACTATTAAGATGGTTAGGCCACGCAGCAACAGAAATTAATATTAATGGGAAAAAAATAATCATAGATCCTTTTATAAAAAATAATCCATCTACTCCTGTAAAAATAGACTATACTTATGATTCAGATATAATTATAGTAACACATGATCATTATGATCATTTAGGAGATACAGTAGAGATAATGAAAAATTCTAATAAACCTCTACTTCTAGCTACATACGATTTAGAGAAATATCTGAATGAAAGTTATAATGTACCTTGGGATAGAATGATACAAGCTAACGTTGGTGGTTATATTGATATAGATGGAATAAAAGTAGCCTTAACACAAGCTATACATTCAAGTGAACACAGTGATCCTACTGGTACAGTTATTTCATCAGAAGGTATAACAGTTTATCATGCAGGAGATACAGGACTTTTTGAAGGTATGAAACTAATAGGCGATATATTTTCTCCAGATTATGTTCTATTGCCTATAGGTGGTAGATTTACTATGGATCCATATCAAGCTTCAATAGCAGTAGAAATGTTAAGACCTAAGAAGGCAGCTATTCCTATCCATTATAACACGTGGGATTTAATAAGAGTAAATGCTGAAGAATTTTCAAAAAAAGTAAAAGAAAGAGGTTTCAAAGCAATTATTTTACAAGCTGGTCAAAGTATAGAGTTGTAA
- the map gene encoding type II methionyl aminopeptidase, which produces MTEDELKLLLKAGKIAAEARDTGAKMIKAGVKVLDVCETVEKMIIEKGAKPAFPCNLSINSEAAHYSPVINDEKIIPEGAVVKLDIGAHIEGIITDTAVTVSLDERYSRLLEASKEALNAAIQNFKAGASLGEIGKVIERVIKMNGYKPIRNLGGHLIRKYELHAGIFVPNVYERNAGRIFDDNTYAIEPFATDGMGMVTEGKAETIFSLRSVDVRGLTDVEKKFLDSIQERFKTLPFSERWLSDLGDKSLVEATLRSLTKKKALYSYPVLVEMKKGTVSQFEHTVYVNKDETIVIT; this is translated from the coding sequence ATGACAGAAGATGAATTAAAACTACTTTTGAAAGCTGGCAAGATAGCTGCTGAAGCTAGAGATACTGGAGCCAAAATGATAAAAGCCGGAGTTAAGGTTCTTGACGTTTGCGAAACTGTAGAAAAAATGATTATAGAAAAAGGTGCTAAACCAGCGTTTCCATGTAATTTATCTATAAATTCAGAAGCTGCGCATTATAGTCCAGTCATTAACGACGAAAAAATAATTCCTGAAGGTGCTGTAGTCAAATTAGACATAGGAGCTCACATAGAAGGTATAATTACAGATACAGCAGTTACTGTAAGCTTAGACGAAAGATATTCCAGGCTATTGGAAGCTTCAAAGGAAGCCCTAAATGCTGCTATACAGAATTTTAAAGCAGGAGCAAGTCTAGGAGAAATAGGGAAAGTTATAGAACGTGTAATAAAAATGAATGGATATAAACCAATAAGAAATTTAGGCGGACATCTAATAAGAAAGTATGAACTTCATGCAGGAATTTTTGTTCCTAATGTTTATGAACGAAACGCAGGAAGAATATTTGATGATAATACGTATGCAATAGAACCTTTTGCAACAGACGGAATGGGAATGGTTACTGAAGGAAAAGCAGAAACTATATTTTCATTAAGATCTGTAGATGTTAGAGGATTAACTGATGTGGAAAAGAAATTTTTAGATTCAATTCAAGAAAGATTCAAAACTTTGCCCTTTTCAGAAAGGTGGCTTTCGGATCTTGGAGATAAATCCTTAGTCGAAGCTACTTTAAGATCTTTAACAAAGAAAAAAGCATTATATTCATATCCAGTGTTAGTAGAGATGAAAAAAGGAACAGTATCTCAATTTGAACATACAGTATATGTAAATAAAGACGAAACAATTGTTATAACGTAG
- a CDS encoding DUF1512 domain-containing protein — protein sequence MIETIFNIIALAQGTGSSNPFSGPYLLYTLLYIVFIGSFVLMFFPGFQQKSQVWFLSRDVEQKLTMIENYLKDSKSVSEKLLKDKGFPDPKSFIDRVIDRFVIDPVGVEPTDIINRMKLLIRSNEDTVRDMITRIQPNIDPVSRSEIEVSTEVMSALNLIYKVIRHYLLMAKKLNSIMIMYQLQMVAPIYVKMAEAYDKAQKVFLQGIPVGDGLGPLVASRFLMKTDNKWTASKDTVAGALEFEQRRLVVVKAEGPMATVGTPGEAVQNVIEKEGGKVTRIITVDAALKLEGEDTGSIAEGMGVAMGDPGPEKIAIERVAVKYNIPIDAVIVKMNMEEAITEMRKEVYQAADKVVEYVKNLILERTKPGDTVVLVGVGNTAGIAQ from the coding sequence ATGATTGAAACTATATTCAATATAATAGCTTTAGCGCAAGGAACAGGTAGTAGCAATCCTTTTTCTGGTCCTTATTTGCTTTATACGCTACTCTATATAGTATTTATAGGATCGTTTGTCCTAATGTTCTTCCCTGGATTTCAACAAAAATCTCAAGTATGGTTCCTAAGCAGAGATGTAGAGCAGAAATTAACAATGATAGAAAATTACCTAAAAGATTCTAAAAGCGTTAGTGAAAAACTACTTAAAGATAAAGGTTTTCCAGATCCAAAGTCCTTCATAGACAGAGTAATAGATAGGTTTGTAATAGATCCAGTTGGAGTAGAACCTACAGATATAATTAATAGAATGAAATTACTAATTAGATCTAACGAAGATACAGTCAGAGATATGATAACAAGAATACAACCTAATATTGATCCAGTAAGTAGAAGTGAAATAGAAGTATCTACAGAAGTCATGAGTGCATTAAACTTAATCTATAAAGTAATAAGACATTATTTGCTAATGGCAAAGAAACTTAACAGCATAATGATAATGTATCAGTTACAAATGGTAGCTCCTATATATGTAAAAATGGCCGAGGCTTATGATAAGGCACAAAAAGTATTCTTGCAGGGTATACCAGTAGGAGATGGATTAGGTCCACTAGTAGCTTCAAGATTCTTAATGAAAACTGATAACAAATGGACAGCCAGTAAAGATACAGTTGCAGGTGCATTAGAGTTTGAACAGAGAAGATTAGTAGTTGTAAAAGCAGAAGGACCAATGGCAACAGTTGGTACTCCAGGAGAGGCAGTTCAAAATGTTATAGAGAAAGAAGGAGGAAAAGTAACCAGAATAATCACAGTAGACGCAGCATTAAAATTAGAAGGAGAAGACACTGGATCAATAGCAGAAGGAATGGGAGTAGCTATGGGAGATCCTGGCCCAGAAAAAATAGCAATTGAAAGAGTAGCTGTGAAATACAATATACCCATAGATGCAGTAATAGTCAAAATGAACATGGAAGAAGCCATAACAGAGATGAGGAAAGAAGTATATCAAGCTGCTGATAAGGTTGTAGAATACGTAAAGAACCTAATATTGGAAAGAACAAAGCCTGGAGATACAGTAGTACTAGTTGGAGTAGGTAATACAGCAGGGATAGCCCAGTGA
- a CDS encoding HD domain-containing protein: MKKIFDEIYGYIELDEPEVEILDSPEFQRLRRIRQTSLAYIVYPGATHTRFSHSLGTFYLANKLGTRLMSANYINSDEYEYLKLAALLHDLGQFPFSHSLEGYYLPNGFGNKDLRESLITGHNIKEILNRYGYNPKKILDIFNGNSLLSSIIDSEVDVDRLDYLMRDSRHTGVHLGNIDLDRLIDTITYREDGISILDKGLISLENFYISRLHMYQAVYYHKTILGYELFLRNIYSHILEYCNPNFKDINYIKKLASDGSISYWDDEWVFSSLYDCLSNSEVPSYVLEKIKDFLDRKGPKVVYEEFSYKNESSYIGDIVDQLQRIGIPSDSIYPFEEKISIIDKNKIKIVSKNKERKLKDYSSTLLHDIPEFMVIKRVYVDYEYSRKAREILS; the protein is encoded by the coding sequence ATGAAGAAGATATTTGACGAAATATACGGGTATATAGAGTTAGATGAACCGGAGGTAGAAATTCTTGATTCTCCGGAATTTCAAAGATTGCGAAGAATTAGACAAACTAGTCTAGCATATATTGTATACCCTGGTGCAACTCATACTAGGTTCAGCCATTCACTAGGAACTTTTTATCTTGCCAATAAATTAGGAACTAGATTAATGTCTGCTAATTATATAAATAGTGATGAATATGAATATCTCAAACTTGCTGCATTGCTTCACGATTTAGGTCAGTTTCCATTTAGTCACTCTTTAGAAGGGTATTATTTACCTAATGGATTTGGAAATAAGGATTTAAGAGAGAGCCTTATTACTGGACATAATATAAAAGAAATACTTAACAGATATGGCTATAATCCTAAAAAAATTCTTGACATATTTAACGGAAATTCGTTATTATCGTCAATAATTGATAGTGAAGTTGACGTTGATAGATTAGATTATCTAATGAGAGATTCTAGACATACTGGAGTTCATTTAGGTAATATAGATCTAGACAGACTTATAGACACAATAACATATAGAGAAGATGGAATATCAATATTGGATAAAGGATTAATAAGCCTAGAGAATTTCTACATTTCAAGGTTACATATGTATCAAGCAGTATACTATCATAAGACTATATTAGGATACGAATTATTTTTAAGAAACATATATTCTCATATTTTAGAGTATTGTAATCCTAATTTTAAGGATATAAATTACATTAAAAAACTCGCTTCTGACGGTTCAATATCCTATTGGGACGATGAATGGGTATTTAGCAGTTTATATGATTGTCTATCTAATTCTGAAGTTCCGTCATACGTTCTAGAGAAAATAAAAGACTTCCTAGACAGAAAAGGTCCAAAAGTAGTTTATGAGGAATTCTCATATAAGAACGAGTCAAGTTACATAGGCGATATAGTAGATCAATTACAAAGAATAGGTATACCTTCAGATTCAATTTATCCATTTGAAGAGAAAATTTCCATAATAGATAAGAATAAAATAAAAATAGTCTCAAAAAATAAGGAAAGAAAACTAAAAGACTACTCTTCTACTCTCTTGCATGATATACCAGAGTTTATGGTAATAAAAAGAGTTTATGTAGACTATGAATATTCCAGAAAAGCGAGGGAAATATTAAGTTGA